Part of the Candidatus Brocadia sinica JPN1 genome, AGAGAATGCAAGCATTATAGAAGTGTTATACAACTTTTGATTTGACAAAAAGTTATATCTGGAATAAAATTCGGGGAGGCCGTTAAGGATCTAAACTTTTTTGAAGGAGGTTCATCATGATTGACAAAGGAGAAAAATTATTTCTTCGTCTTCTTTTCGTTTTTAGCTTTTGTGCCGGAATCGGCATGAGTTTGCCCCGCGAAACAACGCTCTATGCAGCGAATAAACAGACAAATGAATCCGATAAAGACGCATTAGCTACGGCCCAGCATTTCGAGCACGTGTTTGAACAGTTAGTTGAGCAAGTTAAACCTGCCGTTGTATCTATTACGTCGGTAAAGGTTTTTAAGCATACCCAGCAAAAAAAGAAGATGCCGGAAGACCGATTTCATCGTCCATCACCAGGCCCCAGTCCTGATGAAGAATCTGACCCATTCCGGGACTTCAGAGATTTCTTTGGAGACGAATTTTTTGACCGGTTTTTTAGACCCCGGTACCCCGAAGGTGAATATAAAATACAAGGGCTTGGTTCAGGTGTAATTGTAGACAGTGAAAAAGGTTATATTATAACGAATAATCACGTGGTGGAAGATGCGGATGAACTCAAGATTACCCTGGGAGACAAACGGGAATTTGATGGAAAAGTCGTTGGCACAGATCCTCAGACGGATATTGCAATAGTAAAAATAGACGGAAAAAATTTACCTTCCGCAAAATTGGGAGACTCTGATACTATTCGGGTTGGACAATGGGCAATTGCCATAGGGAGTCCCTTTGGTTTAACACAAACAGTTTCTGTTGGTATTATTAGCGCCACGGGAAGGGCCAATGTAGGCGTTGCAGCATATGAGGATATGATTCAAACCGATGCAGCCATTAACCCCGGCAACAGTGGCGGCCCCCTCGTTAACATCAAAGGGGAAATTATAGGCATCAATACCGCAATATTTACCCGGAGCGGCGGTTATCAGGGCATCGGATTCGCCATCCCCATAAACATGGTAAAAATTATCATGAAAGACCTTGTTGAAAAAGGCAAGGTCACGCGTGGCTGGCTCGGGGTTGTTATTCAGGATATCGATCCGGCTTTAGCAAAGTCATTTAACGTCACGGTTACAGAAGGCGTCCTGGTAAGCGACATTCAGGAAAATTCCCCGGCAAAAGAAGCAGGCTTTGAACGTGGTGATATTGTGATTGAATATGAAGGAAAACCCATCAGAGATGTGAATCATCTTCGTAATACCGTTGCACAAACGGAAGTTGGCAAAAAAGTAAAGGTCAAAGTCCTGAGAGACGGTAAAGAAAAAGAATTAACCGTTAAGCTCGGCGAACAGCCATCGGAACTTTTCGCAGCCGCACCTGGCGCGGTGCCCACCGGGAAAGACCTCGGAATGACCGTGCAAAATCTCACAAAAGAACTCGCAAAGAATCTGGGTATCGAGGAAGATAGCGGGGTAATTGTCTCTGAAGTCCAGCCTGGAAGCCCTGCTGCCATGTCAGATATACGGGAAGGCGATCTCATTAAAGAGGTAAACAGAAAGAAGGTCGCTAATGTGACAGAATTCAAAAAGGCATTGAGCGAGGGAGATAAGGAAAAGGGTGTCCTTCTCCTTGTAAAACGGGGTGAGTTTTCCCGATATGTTATTATCAGGACAAAAGAAAAATAGTTTTTACGGTTCGATCCGTAACGAAAATTATCAATTATCTCACAGGGGGCGATCACAAGGATCGCCCCTTTTTTATTCCGGTCATACTTTGGATTTTGCGGTTCTTTAATAAAGCAGCCCCGCCCTTCACACCTACTATGCCCCTGCCTGTATCCTGGTGGACTGCTCCTTTACCCTCGTTTCCCGGCCATAAGGGGATATTTCCCTTAACCTTCTGATAATTGGCGGAAGGTGTTCGATAATGAAGTCAACGTCTTCCATTGTACTATACCGACTCAAACTCAACCTCACTGAACCATGCACCGCCGTAAAGGGAACGCCCATAGCCCTCAGTACATGCGATGGCTCTAAAGAACCTGACGTGCAGGCAGAACCTGACGAAGCACAAATTCCTTTTTCATTCAGGAGCAACAAAATAGCCTCCCCCTCCACAAATTCAAAGCTCAAATTGGTGGTATTTGGAAGACGGTGCGTTTTATGCCCGTTCACTCTTGCATCCGGGGCATTTTTCAGTATTTCATCCTCCAGCTTATCCCTTAATTGTTTTACCCCGGTCTGTTCTTCACCCATATATTTTTTTGCCAGTTCACATGCCTTGCCAAGACCGATAATTGAGGGAACGTTCTCTGTGCCACCACGGCGATTTCTTTCCTGATGCCCGCCGACGATAAAAGGCGAGAACGTGATTCCCTTTCGGATAAAGAGGGCGCCCACTCCTTTGGGCGCATGTAATTTATGCCCTGAGAGGGTTAACAAATCTATCGTACTTTTCTCGAGATTGAGTGGTATCTTACCGACAGCTTGCACAGCATCGGTATGGAATATAGAACCTTTCTCCTTTACAATATGGCCAATCTCCTCGATGGGGAAAATCACGCCGGTCTCGTTGTTTGCATACATAATGGACACAATTGCCGTATCCTCCCTTACAGCATCGGCCAATTCATTCAAGTCAAGCATCCCTTTGCTATCCACCCCCAGCTCCGTCACGTGATAGCCACTTTGCGCTAAATATTTACACAAATTATAAACGGCAGGATGCTCCACCCTAGAGGTAACAATGTGCCTCTTCTGAGGATTTGCCCGAAGTATACCCCAAATCGCAGCATTATTGCTTTCCGTACCACAACTTGTAAACAGAACTTCTGCGGGATCAGCGCCAAGAATGTCTGACACCTGTTGTCTGGCATTATCAATCTTTTTCGCTACCTGACCGCCAAAGGTATGCATACTCGAAGGATTTCCATAATATTCAGTAAAATACGGCAGCATAACTTCCACAACTTCAGGCGCAACCTTCGTTGTTGCGTTGTTATCTGCATATACAATTCTCATGAAGCCACCTCCTCGACGATAAGCGTATCTGTCACAAACTCCCTCAGTTTCGCCTCCACCGTGGATTTCAGTGTAACCTTTGAACTAGGGCACTCCACACAACTCCCCCGAAATGAAACCATAACCCGGTCACCATCGATGTCGATCAGTTCAATGTCACCCCCGTCTGATTGAAGGGATGGCCGAATATCTCTTTCCAGGGTCTCCTGTATCAACTTTATCTTTTGGATGTTTGTCATTTTCTTAGTGGGTTTCCTGACCTTTTCTATCATCGCCTTCTCTTTTTCTTTTTGCCATACCTCGTCTATAATGGCCTGAATTTGTGGATGACACGAGCGGCATCCACCGCCTGCCTTACAAAAATTTGTCACCTGCTCAATGGTGGTCAATTTATGCTCTCTCACCTCATGAGCGATCTTATTATCCGTTACACCAAAACACTTGCAAACGATCGTTCCCTCATCAACGGGTTTCTCTATTTTTTGCCCCCGGTAATTTGCGATAGCTGCTTCCAGCGCCTCTCGGCCCATTACAGAACAATGCATCTTCTGCTCCGGCAATCCATCGAGGTACGCTGCGATGTCGCTATCAGTGATCTTACCCGCCTCGTCCAATGTCTTTCCTTTAATCATCTCCGTCAAGGCGCTCGCAGAAGCAATGGCGCTTCCACACCCAAATGTCTTAAATTTCACATCCACAATACGGCCTGATTTATCCAGTTTCAGCATCAATTTTAAAGCATCTCCACAGGCCAAACTGCCCACCTCACCTACAGCGTCTGGATTTTGAATTTCACCCACATTCCTTGGATGAAAGAAATGGTCTTTCACTTTTTCAGAATAATCCCACACCCTATATTCCTTTCCAAACTAATTGTTGAAAAGCCTCAACGCCTTGATTCCTTAGTCAGTTCTTTCAGAATAACACGGATAATACTTGCAAAGAGTGCAATATGATTCAATATTATCATCATAAATATATTCTTTTATACCTTGAATGTCAAGCATTGCTACTGTTTGTTGATGCCTGGCATAAAAGAGAAATAGGGAGGAGATATGTGTAAAAATTTTTCAGGAATAGTGGGGAGCGATGGAAGGAAAAAGGCAATTTTCAAATAAAAAAGTAAACAAACAGACAAGAATATGACTTGCTTATTCACAGTCACTAACTGTGAATAATATTTTTATAGAAACCCAAAGGATAATTTAGTTTATGTGTTTCTTTTTTTAGCCATTGGATATTTCTCGTGATTTTTTCTGATACGCGCCCAAAAGCATATGCAATAATATTCAAGATGATTTCGGATTTCAAGAACGGAGTGTAAGCAAAAAAAGCGTAGAACATCGAAAAAAGAAACTTATTGTACAGTTTCTCGATCTGTTGATTCTGAGGTAATTCGAGCTTTTCAATTTCCTTGGCAGATGTTTTGAGATCCCTGAAATGTTTTAATAACTTTCTCATATCGAAAATAGCTGTTTTATATTCATTATAGTTATGAATTGTTGAATTAAGTATGGTAATTAAATTCCTTACAGAAAAATACTCGTCTCTGCTGAGATTAAAATTTTTTTCTGCTAAAATACTAATCGCTTCCCGTCTGAGCTGACAAAATTTATATAGAACAATATCGTGCTTTTTTAATTTACGTAAATAAATAATCATATAGAATAATAAAAGTAACAACGGAACCATAAATACATAAAACATACCCCCCTCCTCTTTTTCTATCCTTTTTCTTTCTCTTTCCCGTGCTTGCTTTTTGGCGGAATATAATTAAACTTTTCGTCATAAAAAGCAAGAAATCTTTCGCGATACTCCCTATTTTCCGCTGCAAGCCGATCAATTTCTTTTTGTCTGTCTTTTATCCTTCCTTTGTACAGTAAAAATATCCAAAGGTGCATAATGAAAAAGAAAGCAAAAAATAAGCCTTTTATTAAACCCAAGGCTAAGATAATATCTTTTGTGTTATTCAGGATTTGTTTGATAAAATCCATAAATAAATTAAGGACATTTAGGATAACTATACATTTTTTATCTAGCTTATGTTTATCGGTTTTTTCTCCACGATATTTAGGACTTTTTTTAAAAACAACCCCGTGTAGGACCGTTCGACTTTTGCAACCTGTTCAGGGGTGCCTGCTGCAACGACCTCACCGCCACTCACGCCGCCTTCCGGGCCTAAGTCGATCAGGTAATCTGCCGTCTTGATAACATCCAGGTTGTGCTCTATGACCAGCACCGTATTGCCCAAATCGACTAATCTGTGTAACATCTTTAACAACTGCTGTATGTCAGCAAAATGCAGGCCGGTGGTAGGTTCATCCAGGATATACAGTGTTTTTCCTGTAGCCTGTCTGGAGAGTTCTGCGGCAAGTTTGATCCTTTGTGATTCCCCGCCGGACAGCGTGGTGCTGGACTGCCCTAATTTAATATATCCCAGTCCGACATCGTTGAGTGTGCTTAAAATACGTTCGAGTTTTGGAACGTTTTTGAAAAACTGATGAGCCTCTTCGATGCGCATGTCAAGCACATCCGAGACGCTTCTCTCCTTATAGGTAACTTCCAGTGTTACTTTGTTATACCTTTTCCCCTTGCATTCTTCACAAACGACGTACATATCGGGCAAAAAATGCATTTCTACTTTTTTGGTACCTTGTCCCTTGCATACCTCACACCGTCCACCGCTGATATTGAAACTGTATCTTCCCGCAGTGTAACCACGAACCTTTGCCTCCTGCGTCTGCGCAAAGAGGGAACGGATCAGATCAAACGCCTTGGTGTATGTTGCAGGATTCGAACGCGGGGTTCGCCCAATGGGTGATTGATCGATTTCTATAACTTTATCGATATATTCCGCGCCCAGGATTTTCGTATGTTCCCCGGGTGTCTCATAGCTGCCATAGAACAACTTCGCAAGGGCACGATGCAGGATATCATTCACGAGGGTGCTTTTCCCGGAGCCGGAGACACCGGTAACACAGCAAAAGGTTTTTAAAGGGATTTTTACGTCGATGGATTTCAGGTTATGGGCACGGGCGCCTCGTATTTCAAGAGAGTTCTTCAGATTAATATCCCTTCTCCTGGCGGGAAGTTCGATTTTCAGGATTTGGCTGAGATACTGCCCGGTTAATGAATCAGGGTTATCAGTAATTTCTTTCAACGTGCCATGGGTAACAATACTGCCGCCACGTTCACCAGCCCCGGGGCCAATATCGATGATATAATCAGCATCACGAATGGTATGCTCATCATGCTCCACGAGGATGACCGTGTTTCCGTTGTCACGAAGTGTCTTTAAAGTCCTCAGAAGCCGTTCATTATCCCTTGGATGAAGCCCTATGGTGGGTTCGTCCAGCACATAACAGACCCCGACAAGACCCGATCCGACTTGTGTGGCAAGCCGGGTTCTCTGAGCTTCGCCGCCTGAGAGGGTGTCGCTGCTGCGTCCCAAAGTTACATAATGTAGTCCGACATCTATCATAAAACGAAGCCTGTTTTGAATTTCCTTCAGAATTTGTTTGGAAATGATCGCCTGTTGTCCTTCCAGTTTCAACGCTGTAAAAAATCCAAGGGTCTCTTCTATGGTCAGATCCATGATCTCATGAATTGATTTATGATTGATTTTTACCGAAAGGGAGTCTGGTCGCAGTCTGGCTCCGTTGCAGACAGTACAGGTCCTGTAACTCATGTATCCGGAAAGGCGTTTCAGGATGCGTTCGCTGGCCGTTTTTTCATAGATGCGTTTGAGGTTGGGAATCACCCCTTCAAAGTCCTTTGTGCCAAAGAGCAGGGCATCCATGATCTCTTTCGGTAATTTTATAAAAGGTGTGCCCAGAGAGATGGAAAAGATTTTTGAAAACATCTTGACCTGGTTATCATAGTGAGTTTGGGTTAATGACCCCCAACCTCGCCAGGCATCGATAGCCCCGTCCCTGATACTGATGTGTTTGTCAGGAACAATCAGGTCCGGATCAAAATCCAGGGTATTTCCCAGGCCATTACAACCAGGACATGCACCATAAGGACTGTTAAATGAAAACATGCGCGGCGTCAATTCTTCATAGCCACTCCCGCATTCCTGGCAGGCATACCGCTCGCTCAGGATATGGTCCGTCCAGCCCTTTTCGCATTCCTGACTTACCAGCATAACGCCTTCTCCTAATTTGAGACAGGTTTCGAGGGAATTGTACAAGCGTGTTTGGATATCCTCTTTTATGACCAGCCGGTCCACAATTACATCAATTTCGTGGGTTTTATATCTCGCCAATTTGGGAATGGTTTTAAGGTCTATAATACTATTGTCAACACGTGCGCGTACAAAGCCCCTTTGTACTATCGACTGAAATATCTCCCGGTGTTCACCCTTTTTCCCCTTAATAAGCGGTGCAAGAAGCATAATTCTGGTTCCCTGCGGGATTCCCGTGATTCTCTGTATCATCTGGTCAACGGTTTGGCGGGAAATGATACATTTACACCGGTGACAATACGGGGTGCCAATTCTTGCGTACAACAAGCGTAAATAGTCATAGATTTCAGTAACGGTTGCCACGGTGGAACGCGGACTCGGCGGACAAGTACGCTGTTCAATGGCAATAGTGGGAGGCAAACCCTCAATAAGTTCTACATCCGGTTTTTGTATCTGATCTAAAAATTGCCGTGCGTACGAGGAAAGACTTTCAATATAGCGGCGCTGCCCTTCTGCATAAACCGTATCAAATGCAAGGGATGATTTTCCTGAACCACTGACACCCGTAATAACCGTGATTCGGTCACGTGGAATATTGACATTGATCCCCTTAAGATTGTGTTCCCTGGCGCCACGAATGACGATGACATTATTATTCATGAATTCCAAAAGCCACAAAGACACAAAAAACACAAAGAAAAGGGAATTTATGATTTACAAAGTACGATTCGTAAAATCCTTCTTCATTTATAGTGAACGACTTACATTAGTCCTTCGGCAACTTAAAATATCTATTTTCACAATGACAGTCCACCCCCTTCACCTTCGCCGACGGGAGACAGTTGTTTGTCCCTCTCAATGAGGGGGATTAAGGGAGAGGAAATTTTTGTTTGAAATTTCTATGAAAACCTATTCCAATTCCGGATTAATTCCACAAGCAATCGAACCCCAATGCCTGACGCCCCTTTCTGGGTATATGCGCTGTTTTTTTCACACCAGGAAGTGCCCGCAATATCGAGGTGCACCCAGGGATATTTTTCGGTAAACTTACTTAAAAAGCAGGCGGCTGTTATTGCCCCCGCATACGGCCCCCCCACATTCTTTATATCTGCAATATCACTCTTGATCTGTTCCTGATATTCCTCCCAGAGTGGTAGCTCCCAGACCCTTTCCCATGATTTTTCACCGGCAATTTTAACCCTTTTTTTCAACTCTTCGTTGTTTCCCAACATGCCTGTAACGACAGTCCCTAAGGCTACCACACAAGACCCTGTCAGCGTCGCAAGATCAATTACAGCGCTGGGTTTATATTTCTCCGCGTACGCCAGGGCGTCCGCCAAAATTAAACGCCCTTCTGCGTCTGTATTTGCGACCTCGGCGGTCTTACCGGAATAAAACCGAATAATATCGCCGGGTTTAATCGCCGAACCGCTGGGCATATTTTCAGCACACGGTATGAGACCAACAACATGCTGCGGGAATTTCATTCCGGATATCGCCTTCATGGCTCCCATCACGGCAGCGCCGCCGGCCATATCACTCTTCATGATATCCATGTCCTTGGCCTGTTTCAGACAAATTCCTCCTGAGTCAAAGGTAATTCCCTTTCCAACAAATACAACCGTATCCTGGTTTTTCGCATGTGCATTGTATTCAAGTATGATAAATTTCGGGGGCTGGGCGCTCCCCTGCGCAACACCCAGCACCCCCCCCATCCCGAGTTTTTTTAGTTCCGGCAGGGATAATATCTTACACTGAATACCAGCTTCCCCACCCAATTTCTTTGCAGTATCAGCCAAAACTCCAGGGGCCTTATCCTGAGACGGCGTGTTGATAAGGTCTCGGGTAAAACAGACGGCATCAGCAATAATTTGCCCGTGCTTAACGGCCTCCTGGACAGGCCTCAGATCCTCCTTGCCGGACAAAAGAAGCGTAAGCGCCCTGAGTTCCTGCCGCTCTTCGGGCGGAATAGTTTTATATTTCTGGTACCGGTAAAGGGCGAGCAGGGCGCCTTCACTATAAGCCTGATACCATTCACTTATTGGAAAAGGAATATCAATCGGGTCCATCACGCTGGCGCCCTCACTGATGCCCATATCACGTATCGTACAGGCGGCAGTGCCTGCCGCCTGTCTTATTTTGTCAAGTGTTGCATCCTTTTTCTTTCCCAGGCCCACGAGCATGATGCGTCTCGCCGGAATCTTTCCATATGTAGGCAGGATAATTGTCTTATTCAGTTTAGCAACAAATCCCTTTTCTTTTATTATTTCAGAAACAATATTATCCAATACCTTATTACAACGGCCAAGCGATTCGCTCAGGG contains:
- the uvrA gene encoding excinuclease ABC subunit UvrA yields the protein MNNNVIVIRGAREHNLKGINVNIPRDRITVITGVSGSGKSSLAFDTVYAEGQRRYIESLSSYARQFLDQIQKPDVELIEGLPPTIAIEQRTCPPSPRSTVATVTEIYDYLRLLYARIGTPYCHRCKCIISRQTVDQMIQRITGIPQGTRIMLLAPLIKGKKGEHREIFQSIVQRGFVRARVDNSIIDLKTIPKLARYKTHEIDVIVDRLVIKEDIQTRLYNSLETCLKLGEGVMLVSQECEKGWTDHILSERYACQECGSGYEELTPRMFSFNSPYGACPGCNGLGNTLDFDPDLIVPDKHISIRDGAIDAWRGWGSLTQTHYDNQVKMFSKIFSISLGTPFIKLPKEIMDALLFGTKDFEGVIPNLKRIYEKTASERILKRLSGYMSYRTCTVCNGARLRPDSLSVKINHKSIHEIMDLTIEETLGFFTALKLEGQQAIISKQILKEIQNRLRFMIDVGLHYVTLGRSSDTLSGGEAQRTRLATQVGSGLVGVCYVLDEPTIGLHPRDNERLLRTLKTLRDNGNTVILVEHDEHTIRDADYIIDIGPGAGERGGSIVTHGTLKEITDNPDSLTGQYLSQILKIELPARRRDINLKNSLEIRGARAHNLKSIDVKIPLKTFCCVTGVSGSGKSTLVNDILHRALAKLFYGSYETPGEHTKILGAEYIDKVIEIDQSPIGRTPRSNPATYTKAFDLIRSLFAQTQEAKVRGYTAGRYSFNISGGRCEVCKGQGTKKVEMHFLPDMYVVCEECKGKRYNKVTLEVTYKERSVSDVLDMRIEEAHQFFKNVPKLERILSTLNDVGLGYIKLGQSSTTLSGGESQRIKLAAELSRQATGKTLYILDEPTTGLHFADIQQLLKMLHRLVDLGNTVLVIEHNLDVIKTADYLIDLGPEGGVSGGEVVAAGTPEQVAKVERSYTGLFLKKVLNIVEKKPINIS
- a CDS encoding DegQ family serine endoprotease; translated protein: MIDKGEKLFLRLLFVFSFCAGIGMSLPRETTLYAANKQTNESDKDALATAQHFEHVFEQLVEQVKPAVVSITSVKVFKHTQQKKKMPEDRFHRPSPGPSPDEESDPFRDFRDFFGDEFFDRFFRPRYPEGEYKIQGLGSGVIVDSEKGYIITNNHVVEDADELKITLGDKREFDGKVVGTDPQTDIAIVKIDGKNLPSAKLGDSDTIRVGQWAIAIGSPFGLTQTVSVGIISATGRANVGVAAYEDMIQTDAAINPGNSGGPLVNIKGEIIGINTAIFTRSGGYQGIGFAIPINMVKIIMKDLVEKGKVTRGWLGVVIQDIDPALAKSFNVTVTEGVLVSDIQENSPAKEAGFERGDIVIEYEGKPIRDVNHLRNTVAQTEVGKKVKVKVLRDGKEKELTVKLGEQPSELFAAAPGAVPTGKDLGMTVQNLTKELAKNLGIEEDSGVIVSEVQPGSPAAMSDIREGDLIKEVNRKKVANVTEFKKALSEGDKEKGVLLLVKRGEFSRYVIIRTKEK
- the nifU gene encoding Fe-S cluster assembly protein NifU; the encoded protein is MWDYSEKVKDHFFHPRNVGEIQNPDAVGEVGSLACGDALKLMLKLDKSGRIVDVKFKTFGCGSAIASASALTEMIKGKTLDEAGKITDSDIAAYLDGLPEQKMHCSVMGREALEAAIANYRGQKIEKPVDEGTIVCKCFGVTDNKIAHEVREHKLTTIEQVTNFCKAGGGCRSCHPQIQAIIDEVWQKEKEKAMIEKVRKPTKKMTNIQKIKLIQETLERDIRPSLQSDGGDIELIDIDGDRVMVSFRGSCVECPSSKVTLKSTVEAKLREFVTDTLIVEEVAS
- the nifS gene encoding cysteine desulfurase NifS; the protein is MRIVYADNNATTKVAPEVVEVMLPYFTEYYGNPSSMHTFGGQVAKKIDNARQQVSDILGADPAEVLFTSCGTESNNAAIWGILRANPQKRHIVTSRVEHPAVYNLCKYLAQSGYHVTELGVDSKGMLDLNELADAVREDTAIVSIMYANNETGVIFPIEEIGHIVKEKGSIFHTDAVQAVGKIPLNLEKSTIDLLTLSGHKLHAPKGVGALFIRKGITFSPFIVGGHQERNRRGGTENVPSIIGLGKACELAKKYMGEEQTGVKQLRDKLEDEILKNAPDARVNGHKTHRLPNTTNLSFEFVEGEAILLLLNEKGICASSGSACTSGSLEPSHVLRAMGVPFTAVHGSVRLSLSRYSTMEDVDFIIEHLPPIIRRLREISPYGRETRVKEQSTRIQAGA
- a CDS encoding leucyl aminopeptidase; its protein translation is MDINIKIGTVEKEPAEVVVFYLYEDVKTLSESLGRCNKVLDNIVSEIIKEKGFVAKLNKTIILPTYGKIPARRIMLVGLGKKKDATLDKIRQAAGTAACTIRDMGISEGASVMDPIDIPFPISEWYQAYSEGALLALYRYQKYKTIPPEERQELRALTLLLSGKEDLRPVQEAVKHGQIIADAVCFTRDLINTPSQDKAPGVLADTAKKLGGEAGIQCKILSLPELKKLGMGGVLGVAQGSAQPPKFIILEYNAHAKNQDTVVFVGKGITFDSGGICLKQAKDMDIMKSDMAGGAAVMGAMKAISGMKFPQHVVGLIPCAENMPSGSAIKPGDIIRFYSGKTAEVANTDAEGRLILADALAYAEKYKPSAVIDLATLTGSCVVALGTVVTGMLGNNEELKKRVKIAGEKSWERVWELPLWEEYQEQIKSDIADIKNVGGPYAGAITAACFLSKFTEKYPWVHLDIAGTSWCEKNSAYTQKGASGIGVRLLVELIRNWNRFS